A region from the Manihot esculenta cultivar AM560-2 chromosome 13, M.esculenta_v8, whole genome shotgun sequence genome encodes:
- the LOC110629088 gene encoding chlorophyll a-b binding protein, chloroplastic, giving the protein MASACASSAIAAVAISPSSQKSGSIVGATKASFLSGKKLRLRNYTSPVASRSVTVCAAADPDRPLWFPGSTPPPWLDGSLPGDFGFDPLGLGSDPETLRWNVQAELVHCRWAMLGAAGIFIPEFLTKIGILNTPSWYDAGKLEYFTDTTTLFIIELIFIGWAEGRRWADILKPGCVNTDPIFPNNKLTGTDVGYPGGLWFDPLGWGSGSPEKIKELRTKEIKNGRLAMLAVMGAWFQHIYTGTGPIDNLFAHLADPGHATIFAAFTPK; this is encoded by the exons ATGGCTTCTGCTTGTGCTTCTTCTGCCATTGCAGCTGTTGCCATTTCTCCCAG TTCCCAGAAGAGTGGATCTATAGTGGGGGCTACAAAGGCTTCTTTCCTTAGTGGGAAGAAATTGAGATTGAGAAACTACACATCACCTGTAGCTTCAAGATCTGTTACAGTTTGTGCTGCAGCTGACCCTGATAGACCCCTGTGGTTCCCAGGCAGCACCCCTCCTCCATGGCTCGATGGCAG TCTACCAGGAGACTTTGGCTTTGATCCCTTGGGTCTTG GATCTGATCCTGAAACCCTGAGATGGAATGTACAAGCAGAGCTTGTGCACTGCAGATGGGCAATGTTGGGCGCTGCTGGTATTTTCATCCCAGAATTTCTAACCAAGATTGGCATCTTAAACACCCCATCATGGTATGATGCTGGAAAACTGGAATACTTCACTGATACAACTACCCTTTTCATTATTGAGCTCATATTTATCGGATGGGCCGAGGGGAGAAGATGGGCAGATATTCTAAAGCCAGGGTGTGTTAACACAGACCCTATCTTCCCCAACAACAAGCTCACTGGAACTGATGTGGGTTACCCAGGAGGGCTATGGTTTGATCCTCTTGGATGGGGATCTGGTTCTCCTGAGAAGATCAAGGAATTGAGGACAAAGGAGATCAAGAATGGGAGATTGGCTATGTTGGCTGTGATGGGTGCTTGGTTCCAACACATCTACACAGGCACTGGTCCAATTGACAACCTCTTTGCTCACCTTGCTGATCCTGGTCATGCCACCATTTTTGCT GCTTTCACACCAAAGTGA